One part of the Mycobacterium marinum genome encodes these proteins:
- a CDS encoding pyridoxamine 5'-phosphate oxidase family protein gives MSGAGDGITILPVHECWDLMKSVTLGRLVTSVDGRPQIFPVNFVVQRRTVLFRTAEGTKLVSTAINHKVLFEVDDHTSSEGWSVIVEGRARSMRTDEEIAEAESAHLLTWTATEKTHYVRILPDAVTGRRFQFGPPGQE, from the coding sequence ATGTCGGGAGCCGGTGATGGGATCACCATCCTGCCCGTGCACGAATGCTGGGACCTGATGAAAAGCGTCACGTTAGGACGGCTGGTTACCAGCGTCGACGGGCGGCCGCAGATCTTCCCGGTGAACTTCGTCGTCCAGCGCCGCACCGTGCTGTTCCGCACGGCCGAGGGCACCAAGTTGGTCAGCACGGCGATAAACCACAAAGTCCTGTTCGAAGTTGACGATCACACCTCCAGCGAGGGCTGGAGCGTCATCGTCGAGGGCAGGGCCCGTTCGATGCGCACCGACGAGGAGATCGCGGAGGCCGAGAGCGCTCACCTGTTGACGTGGACGGCAACGGAGAAAACCCACTATGTGCGGATTCTGCCGGACGCGGTGACAGGTCGGCGGTTCCAGTTCGGTCCACCGGGCCAGGAGTAA
- a CDS encoding Ni/Fe hydrogenase subunit alpha, translated as MAPDNRTLSVGTLTRVEGEGALYVSLKDGELDRVELNIYEPPRFFEAFLRGRAHTEPPDLTARICGICPVAYQVSACNALEDACGVELDADLIELRRLLYCGEWIHSHVLHICLLHAPDFLGYPDAIAFARDEREIVERGLRLKKAGNQLMEFVGGRAIHPINVRLGGFYSVPTRSDFAPMAEQLRRALDDALATVEWVAGFEFPDLEFDHEFLALTTPDRYPIENGTIARSAGPVFPVAEFTDHVVELQVPHSTALHATLDGGCHVTGPLARYALNSSLLTPIAAQAAARAGLSAQCRNPFRSIIVRAVEVVYAIEEALRIIENYQRPARPFVEVPARAGVGHGVSEAPRGLLYHRYRIDDAGLVSAATIVPPTSQNQAAIEADLARVVSENLALDDEVLTTMCERAIRNYDPCISCSTHFLTLTLERG; from the coding sequence ATGGCACCCGACAACCGGACGCTGAGCGTCGGAACGTTGACCCGTGTCGAAGGCGAAGGGGCGCTCTACGTTTCGCTCAAAGATGGCGAGCTGGACCGGGTCGAGCTCAACATCTACGAGCCGCCAAGGTTTTTCGAAGCGTTCCTGCGCGGCCGCGCGCACACCGAGCCGCCCGACCTGACCGCGCGGATCTGCGGCATCTGTCCGGTCGCCTACCAGGTCAGTGCCTGCAATGCGCTCGAAGATGCCTGCGGTGTCGAGCTGGACGCGGACCTGATAGAGCTGCGCCGGTTGCTGTACTGCGGCGAATGGATACACAGCCACGTTCTGCACATCTGCTTGTTACACGCACCGGACTTTCTGGGCTATCCCGACGCGATCGCCTTCGCCCGAGACGAACGTGAGATCGTCGAGCGCGGGTTACGCCTGAAGAAGGCCGGTAACCAGCTGATGGAGTTCGTGGGCGGGCGGGCGATCCACCCGATCAATGTTCGGCTGGGCGGATTCTATTCCGTCCCAACTCGATCGGACTTCGCGCCGATGGCTGAGCAGTTGCGCCGCGCTCTGGACGACGCGCTGGCCACCGTGGAGTGGGTGGCCGGGTTCGAGTTCCCCGATCTCGAGTTCGACCATGAGTTCCTGGCGCTCACTACGCCCGACCGCTACCCGATCGAGAACGGCACCATCGCGCGCAGTGCCGGACCGGTCTTTCCGGTGGCCGAATTCACCGACCACGTCGTGGAGCTGCAGGTGCCCCATTCAACCGCCCTGCATGCCACATTGGACGGCGGCTGCCATGTGACCGGTCCGCTGGCCCGCTACGCGCTGAACTCGTCGCTGCTCACCCCGATAGCCGCGCAGGCCGCCGCCCGGGCCGGACTTTCCGCCCAGTGCCGAAATCCATTCCGCAGCATCATCGTTCGTGCCGTGGAAGTGGTGTACGCGATAGAAGAGGCGCTGCGGATCATCGAGAACTACCAGCGGCCGGCGCGACCGTTCGTCGAGGTGCCGGCTCGGGCCGGGGTGGGCCATGGCGTCAGCGAGGCGCCACGGGGACTGCTCTACCACCGCTACCGTATCGACGATGCCGGATTGGTGTCGGCGGCCACCATCGTTCCGCCCACCTCGCAGAATCAGGCGGCCATCGAGGCCGACCTGGCGCGGGTGGTTTCGGAGAACCTCGCTCTTGACGACGAGGTGCTCACCACCATGTGTGAACGTGCGATCCGCAACTATGACCCGTGCATCTCGTGCTCGACACACTTCCTGACACTCACCCTCGAGCGTGGATGA
- the pdhA gene encoding pyruvate dehydrogenase (acetyl-transferring) E1 component subunit alpha — MDAKLARELLSDMVRVRRMEEKCAELYSAAKIRGFLHLYVGEEAVAAGSLRVLAEDDAVVATYREHAHALLRGIPMTSIMAEMFGKQEGCSRGRGGSMHLFDQARRFYGGNAIVAGGLPLAVGISLADSMLKRNRVTACYFGDGAVAEGAFHESLNMAALWKLPVLFLCENNLYAMGTALHRAQSQTDLTVKAASYNVATLAVDGMDVAACMSATQQGVDHIRSTGGPFFIEFRTYRFRAHSMFDPELYRDKAEVQRWRERDPIRLFTEQCLNSGTLTDDDVRDIEGSAADEIAAAVAFADAGTWEDASDLERDVLTPPDSCDATAESTWEPAR, encoded by the coding sequence ATGGATGCGAAGCTGGCGCGCGAGCTGCTGTCGGACATGGTGCGGGTGCGCCGGATGGAAGAGAAGTGCGCGGAGCTCTACAGCGCAGCCAAGATCCGCGGATTTCTGCATCTCTACGTCGGAGAAGAGGCGGTAGCCGCCGGATCTCTGCGGGTGCTTGCCGAGGACGACGCGGTGGTGGCGACATATCGCGAGCACGCGCACGCGCTGCTGCGCGGTATTCCGATGACCTCGATCATGGCCGAGATGTTCGGCAAGCAGGAGGGCTGCTCGCGAGGTCGCGGCGGGTCGATGCATCTGTTCGACCAGGCCCGGCGATTCTACGGCGGCAACGCCATTGTCGCCGGAGGCCTGCCACTGGCGGTCGGCATCTCGCTCGCCGACTCCATGCTGAAGCGAAATCGGGTCACGGCATGCTACTTCGGTGATGGAGCCGTCGCTGAAGGCGCGTTCCACGAGTCACTGAACATGGCGGCACTGTGGAAGTTGCCGGTGCTGTTCCTATGCGAGAACAACCTTTACGCCATGGGCACCGCATTGCATCGAGCCCAGTCGCAGACCGACCTCACCGTCAAGGCGGCGTCGTACAACGTTGCCACGCTGGCGGTCGACGGGATGGACGTAGCGGCCTGCATGAGCGCCACCCAGCAGGGTGTCGACCACATCCGCAGCACCGGCGGACCGTTCTTCATCGAGTTCCGTACCTACCGATTCCGGGCCCATTCGATGTTCGACCCCGAGCTGTACCGGGACAAGGCGGAAGTGCAGCGATGGCGCGAGCGCGACCCGATCCGGCTGTTCACCGAACAGTGTCTGAACAGCGGCACGCTGACCGATGACGACGTGCGCGACATCGAAGGGTCGGCGGCCGACGAGATCGCTGCGGCGGTTGCCTTCGCCGATGCCGGAACATGGGAGGACGCATCGGATCTCGAACGCGACGTGCTGACTCCGCCCGATAGCTGCGATGCGACCGCGGAATCGACCTGGGAGCCGGCGCGATGA
- a CDS encoding acyl carrier protein, producing the protein MTTQQDTRAVVLSVLTTIAPEVDADDICDDVLLRDQVDLDSMDWLNFLLGIHKRMHVDIPESDYATLRTLNDVVTYVETHASKTA; encoded by the coding sequence ATGACGACACAACAAGACACCCGCGCCGTGGTCCTGTCGGTATTGACGACCATCGCGCCCGAGGTCGACGCCGATGACATCTGTGACGATGTGCTGCTGCGCGATCAGGTCGATCTTGACTCGATGGATTGGCTGAACTTTCTACTCGGTATCCACAAACGGATGCACGTGGACATCCCCGAATCCGACTACGCGACCCTGCGCACCCTCAACGATGTCGTGACCTACGTCGAGACACACGCGTCCAAAACCGCTTGA
- a CDS encoding dihydrolipoamide acetyltransferase family protein, whose product MIEFKMPALGSDMDEGTLNEWLVKPGDKVSRGQIVAIVETTKAAVEIECWQEGTVDELVVPVGDTVEVGTVLATLLEPGASPQKSPRQRPRKRAKPAPAVAASAPAPAHGATAAPRHRRWVSPAARRLAQSLHVDLDAVSGTGPQGAVTISDVEHAAASAVPAKRPAATAASTSAKSIGVKSTAQNKIAERAAQMRKSIAAAMSRSKREIPHYYLADEILMEKSLNWLTTRNAQRSITERVLPAVLLLKAVGLAAQRFGEFNGFWRDDGFQAATGVHVGVGISLRGGGLVAPAIHDVADKKLDELMGDLTDLVARARAGSLRSSEMSDPTITVTNLGDQGVDTVFGVIYPPQVAIVGFGKPAQRVCVIDGGIRVVTTVQGTLAADHRASDGHRGALFLAAINELLQQPDLLEK is encoded by the coding sequence ATGATCGAGTTCAAAATGCCCGCCCTGGGCTCCGACATGGACGAGGGCACGCTGAACGAATGGCTGGTCAAGCCGGGTGACAAGGTAAGCCGCGGACAGATCGTGGCGATCGTCGAGACGACCAAGGCCGCCGTGGAGATCGAGTGCTGGCAGGAGGGCACGGTCGATGAGCTGGTCGTCCCCGTCGGCGATACTGTCGAAGTCGGAACGGTACTGGCCACCCTGCTGGAGCCGGGAGCCAGTCCGCAGAAGTCGCCGCGCCAGCGACCCCGCAAGCGCGCCAAACCCGCCCCCGCGGTAGCCGCATCGGCACCGGCGCCCGCCCACGGCGCCACCGCGGCGCCGCGCCACCGGCGCTGGGTCTCCCCCGCCGCCCGCCGGCTGGCCCAATCCCTGCATGTCGATCTCGACGCGGTCAGCGGCACCGGCCCCCAAGGGGCGGTCACGATCAGCGACGTCGAGCACGCCGCCGCCAGCGCCGTACCTGCCAAGCGGCCCGCGGCCACGGCTGCGAGCACGTCTGCCAAATCCATCGGGGTCAAATCCACGGCCCAGAACAAGATCGCCGAGCGTGCCGCGCAAATGCGCAAATCCATCGCCGCGGCGATGAGCCGGTCGAAGCGGGAGATCCCGCACTACTATCTCGCCGACGAAATCCTGATGGAAAAGTCACTGAACTGGCTGACCACCCGAAATGCGCAACGCTCAATCACCGAGCGGGTGCTGCCGGCCGTCTTGCTGCTCAAGGCCGTCGGACTGGCCGCCCAACGCTTCGGCGAGTTCAACGGCTTCTGGCGCGACGATGGGTTCCAGGCCGCCACCGGCGTGCATGTCGGGGTCGGGATATCACTTCGCGGGGGTGGGCTGGTCGCCCCGGCCATCCACGACGTCGCCGACAAGAAGCTCGACGAATTGATGGGTGACCTCACCGACCTCGTCGCGCGGGCACGCGCCGGTTCGCTGCGCAGTTCGGAGATGTCGGACCCGACCATCACGGTCACCAACCTTGGCGACCAGGGCGTCGACACCGTCTTCGGCGTGATCTACCCACCGCAGGTGGCCATTGTCGGGTTCGGGAAACCGGCCCAACGAGTGTGCGTCATCGACGGCGGGATTCGCGTTGTCACCACCGTGCAGGGCACCCTCGCCGCAGACCACCGGGCCAGCGATGGACACCGTGGCGCCCTATTTCTGGCCGCGATCAACGAGCTGCTTCAGCAGCCCGACCTGCTAGAGAAGTGA
- a CDS encoding alpha-ketoacid dehydrogenase subunit beta, with protein sequence MKTTYRTAVHDGLHDALSNDSRVVLMGEDVGRYGGTYAASKGLLEEFGPERVRDTPLSELGFVGIGIGAALNGLRPIVEVMTVNFSLLALDQIVNTAAALRHMSGGQFSVPIVVRMATGAGRQLAAQHSHSLEPWYAHVPGIKVLAPATVEDAYGMLAPALADPDPVIIFEHVQLYNTSADIDALKPTDIRKAAVRRNGTDVTLIAYGGCLAKALDAANELSLNGIECEVVDLRVLRPLDTDTILESVRKTHRAVVIDEAWRSGSLAGEISAQIMEGAFYDLDAPVSRVCSVEVPIPYAKHLEQAALPQPDKIIAAVQALFGDQS encoded by the coding sequence ATGAAGACCACCTACCGAACCGCTGTCCACGATGGCTTGCACGACGCGTTGAGCAACGACTCGCGGGTGGTGCTGATGGGCGAGGACGTCGGCCGCTACGGGGGCACCTACGCGGCATCCAAGGGCTTGCTCGAGGAGTTCGGACCCGAGCGGGTGCGCGACACACCGCTGTCCGAGCTGGGCTTCGTCGGCATCGGAATCGGCGCGGCACTCAACGGGTTACGTCCAATCGTGGAAGTGATGACGGTCAATTTCAGCCTGTTGGCCCTCGACCAGATCGTCAACACCGCGGCCGCCCTGCGACACATGTCCGGCGGGCAGTTCTCGGTACCGATCGTGGTGCGAATGGCAACCGGCGCCGGACGTCAGCTGGCGGCGCAGCACTCCCACAGCCTGGAGCCCTGGTACGCCCACGTCCCGGGGATCAAGGTCCTCGCCCCCGCCACGGTCGAGGATGCCTACGGAATGCTCGCCCCCGCGCTGGCTGACCCGGATCCGGTGATCATCTTCGAGCACGTACAGCTGTACAACACCTCCGCCGATATCGATGCGCTCAAGCCGACCGACATCCGTAAGGCAGCGGTGCGCCGCAACGGTACCGACGTCACCTTGATCGCCTACGGCGGCTGCCTGGCCAAGGCGCTGGATGCGGCAAACGAGTTGTCGCTGAACGGAATCGAGTGTGAGGTCGTCGATCTGCGGGTGTTGCGTCCATTGGATACCGACACGATCCTGGAGTCCGTCCGCAAGACGCATCGAGCGGTGGTGATCGACGAAGCTTGGCGCAGTGGAAGTTTGGCCGGCGAGATCTCCGCGCAAATCATGGAGGGCGCCTTCTACGACCTGGATGCACCGGTTTCGCGGGTGTGCAGTGTGGAGGTCCCCATCCCCTATGCCAAACACTTGGAGCAGGCGGCGCTGCCCCAACCCGACAAGATCATTGCCGCGGTCCAAGCGCTGTTCGGTGACCAGTCATGA
- a CDS encoding hydrogenase maturation protease produces MNAAVVVIGLGNRYRRDDGVGVAAATALRELALSGVRVVTDLADPMSLLEAWSGAGLAVLIDAAVATPATPGRVRRCGLGDLATGSSGVSSHRADVATAYALGQALDRVPERLVIITVDVADIGHGVGLTPQVLDAVPVVVGLAVDEIGRPRPRADV; encoded by the coding sequence ATGAACGCAGCTGTCGTCGTCATCGGGCTCGGCAATCGCTACCGGCGTGACGACGGTGTCGGGGTGGCCGCCGCCACGGCGTTGCGGGAGCTGGCGTTGTCGGGCGTTCGCGTGGTTACCGACCTCGCGGATCCGATGAGTCTGCTCGAAGCGTGGTCGGGTGCCGGGCTGGCCGTGCTGATCGATGCCGCGGTCGCGACGCCAGCAACACCGGGCCGGGTGCGTCGCTGTGGCCTGGGCGACCTGGCGACCGGATCCAGCGGGGTGAGTTCGCACCGGGCCGACGTGGCCACGGCATACGCACTGGGACAAGCCTTGGACCGGGTGCCCGAACGGCTGGTCATCATCACCGTCGACGTCGCCGACATTGGCCACGGCGTTGGTTTGACGCCACAGGTCTTGGATGCCGTTCCGGTGGTGGTCGGCCTGGCCGTCGATGAAATCGGTCGCCCGCGGCCACGCGCCGACGTGTAG
- a CDS encoding oxidoreductase, with translation MGPTTLAVWKFASCDGCQLTLLDCEDELLTLADQVQIATFAEASSTMVGGPYDVSLVEGSITTHHDEQRIQEIRAQSKLLITIGACATAGGVQALRNFADVAEFTSVVYAKPEYIDTLATSTPISAHVKVDYQLHGCPIDRGQLLDTLEALLIGRKPRLPAKTVCTECKLRGVTCVIVAEGTPCLGPVTHAGCGALCPRHHRGCYGCFGPSAAPQTATLIPLLRRDGMSEDGVDRVFSTFNVTSFAAERSK, from the coding sequence ATGGGCCCAACCACTTTGGCTGTGTGGAAATTCGCCTCCTGCGACGGTTGTCAGTTGACCTTGTTGGACTGCGAGGACGAGCTGCTCACGCTTGCCGATCAGGTCCAGATCGCCACGTTCGCCGAGGCGTCCAGCACCATGGTGGGCGGGCCCTACGACGTTTCGCTGGTCGAGGGGTCGATCACCACCCATCACGACGAGCAACGCATCCAAGAGATTCGGGCCCAGTCCAAGCTGCTGATCACCATCGGTGCCTGCGCGACCGCCGGGGGCGTGCAGGCGCTGCGCAACTTCGCCGACGTCGCCGAGTTCACCTCGGTCGTCTACGCCAAGCCCGAATACATCGACACCCTGGCCACTTCCACGCCGATATCCGCGCACGTCAAAGTCGACTACCAGCTGCACGGCTGCCCCATTGACCGAGGGCAGCTGCTCGATACTCTCGAGGCGCTGCTGATCGGGCGTAAACCGCGGCTGCCGGCCAAGACGGTGTGCACGGAGTGCAAACTGCGCGGCGTGACGTGCGTGATTGTCGCCGAGGGCACCCCGTGCCTGGGCCCGGTCACCCACGCCGGCTGCGGTGCGCTGTGTCCCAGGCACCATCGCGGCTGCTATGGCTGCTTCGGTCCATCGGCGGCACCGCAGACCGCGACCTTGATCCCGCTACTGCGTCGGGACGGCATGTCCGAAGACGGTGTCGACCGGGTGTTCTCGACTTTCAACGTCACCAGTTTCGCCGCGGAGCGGAGCAAATGA
- the acsA gene encoding acetate--CoA ligase — MDVIHKTAHDSRVAPNLSDYQQARAQFRWTDVPALCEGMGDDKCNIAFAAVDRHCAGPIATRTALRFVTDQSREDQPPTQDLSYAELGRLVRKFTAVLRGLGVNKGDRVFTIMGRIPELYITMLGALRNGSVVSPLFSAFGPEPIATRVEIGQADVLVTTAAIYRRKIAKIRERLTSVRHILVVDAQSSGDQLPGTLSLWKLMAAADDNAPAEPTTADDPALLHFTSGTTGTPKGAIHVHGAVTMHYVTGLYALDLHPDDIYWCTADPGWVTGTSYGIISPLLHGVTSIVDQAEFDAERWYRILQDQNVSVWYTAPTGIRMLIKAGAELAAQYCFPHLRFIASVGEPLDPEAVWWGKRVLGLPIHDNWWQTETGGIMIANTPAFDIKPGSMGRPLPGVDAYILRHNDDGTTSVIDDPDEEGELALEPGWPSMFRGYLHAEDRYRKCFSDGLYLTGDLAKKDADGYFWFVGRKDDVIKSAGHLIGPFEVESALTDHPAVAEAAVIGKPDPTVGAIIKAFVVLKDGFTADDDLRLELLGHARKRLGAAVAPKEIEFADALPHTSSGKIMRRLLKARELGLPEGDTSTVVGFPEPKPQGVPL; from the coding sequence ATGGACGTTATTCACAAAACTGCCCACGACTCTCGTGTCGCCCCCAACCTCTCCGACTACCAGCAGGCGCGGGCACAATTCCGGTGGACCGATGTGCCGGCATTGTGCGAAGGCATGGGAGACGACAAGTGCAACATCGCCTTCGCGGCGGTGGATCGGCACTGCGCTGGTCCGATCGCGACCCGTACCGCCCTGCGATTTGTCACCGACCAAAGCCGGGAGGACCAGCCCCCCACTCAGGACCTCAGCTATGCGGAATTGGGCCGGCTGGTCCGGAAATTCACCGCGGTGCTACGCGGGCTCGGCGTCAACAAGGGTGACCGCGTGTTCACCATCATGGGCCGCATCCCCGAGCTGTACATAACGATGCTGGGCGCGCTGCGCAACGGCAGCGTGGTTTCGCCCCTGTTCTCGGCATTCGGCCCGGAGCCGATCGCCACCAGAGTGGAGATCGGCCAAGCCGATGTGCTGGTGACCACGGCGGCGATCTACCGGCGCAAGATCGCCAAGATCCGCGAACGACTCACGTCGGTGCGCCACATTCTGGTGGTGGACGCCCAGAGCTCGGGCGATCAGCTGCCCGGCACGCTCAGCCTCTGGAAGCTGATGGCAGCCGCGGACGACAACGCGCCGGCGGAACCCACCACCGCCGACGACCCGGCCCTGCTGCACTTCACCAGCGGCACCACCGGAACACCGAAGGGCGCCATCCATGTGCACGGCGCGGTCACTATGCACTACGTCACCGGTCTGTATGCACTCGACCTACACCCCGACGACATCTATTGGTGCACAGCAGATCCCGGTTGGGTCACCGGAACGTCCTACGGCATCATCAGTCCGCTATTGCACGGCGTGACGTCCATCGTCGACCAGGCCGAGTTCGACGCCGAGCGCTGGTACCGGATCCTGCAAGACCAGAATGTGTCGGTTTGGTACACCGCCCCGACCGGGATCCGGATGCTGATCAAAGCGGGCGCCGAATTGGCAGCACAGTATTGCTTCCCCCACTTGCGTTTCATCGCAAGCGTGGGCGAACCCCTGGATCCCGAAGCGGTGTGGTGGGGAAAGCGGGTGCTGGGCCTGCCGATTCACGACAACTGGTGGCAGACCGAGACGGGCGGCATCATGATCGCCAACACGCCGGCCTTCGACATCAAGCCTGGCTCGATGGGCAGGCCGCTGCCCGGGGTGGACGCATATATCCTGCGCCACAACGACGATGGCACCACCTCGGTGATCGATGATCCCGACGAAGAAGGTGAGCTGGCCCTCGAGCCGGGCTGGCCCTCGATGTTCCGCGGCTATCTACACGCCGAGGACCGATATCGAAAGTGCTTCAGCGACGGGCTGTACCTCACCGGAGATCTGGCCAAGAAGGACGCCGATGGCTACTTCTGGTTCGTCGGCCGCAAGGATGACGTGATCAAATCCGCCGGCCACCTCATCGGCCCGTTCGAGGTGGAGAGCGCGCTGACCGATCATCCGGCGGTGGCCGAGGCGGCGGTCATCGGCAAGCCCGATCCGACCGTCGGCGCAATCATCAAAGCATTTGTCGTACTCAAGGACGGCTTTACCGCCGACGATGACCTGCGGCTGGAGCTGCTGGGGCACGCCCGTAAACGACTCGGAGCGGCCGTGGCGCCCAAAGAAATAGAGTTCGCCGACGCACTGCCCCACACCAGCAGCGGCAAGATCATGCGGCGGCTGCTCAAAGCCCGCGAACTCGGTCTCCCCGAGGGCGACACATCCACCGTCGTGGGATTTCCCGAACCCAAACCCCAAGGAGTGCCACTGTGA
- a CDS encoding PE family protein, with protein sequence MAVSLVVAEPDALSNAAGHLAGIGSKIEDATAAGAGRTTTVAAAASDDVSIAISEFFGTYGKQFQTFSARAAAFHDEFVSLLRGGAAAYLDTEFANARLGQANPANSPAPAAAAPGGAFLAELSAGNTELGPITGAISVGELLPGAPPEIGAAISVLGGGSLLPGLFGFGPFAPTTGSPAVAEGPWQTLFANTGANLQTIYSDWAAHPFPVAQQVIANQAEYARTIGGGLAAAAQDLPATVANLPANIGLAVADAVNFPAELQGYLGKQVGYGQVVVDALQNAGAELPQTLPNFFGDVDKANRAVMAGDYNDAVDYVPRAAVDLFLSGVNINNLSQITVEGPAGELLPLMSLPAQMQQDLIDLLPPGAILTQMVQNSFNATNTVVNSIALAAIGPPIATLDGFATGLTVLGGAVATGNGVGAVGALLDMPAYVLDGFLNGETVVELRVPVSETVTIPLTPLTPPIVVGANTPVLVRMPFGGVLAQPQPITATIELPGTGSPAPLDISVPDMQVAGVVPTLLNVIPQRVAEAIAPE encoded by the coding sequence ATGGCAGTGTCGCTGGTAGTCGCCGAACCCGATGCGTTGAGCAACGCAGCCGGGCATTTGGCGGGTATCGGCTCGAAGATCGAGGATGCGACGGCTGCCGGGGCCGGTCGCACAACTACCGTCGCCGCCGCGGCCTCTGATGATGTGTCGATCGCCATCTCGGAGTTCTTCGGTACCTACGGCAAGCAATTTCAGACGTTCAGTGCGCGGGCGGCAGCATTTCACGACGAATTTGTCAGCCTCTTGCGCGGCGGCGCGGCCGCATACCTCGACACCGAGTTCGCCAACGCCCGGCTGGGCCAGGCGAACCCGGCGAATTCGCCGGCTCCGGCGGCCGCGGCGCCCGGCGGCGCCTTCCTCGCCGAGTTGAGTGCGGGCAACACCGAGTTGGGCCCGATCACCGGTGCAATCTCGGTGGGAGAACTTCTCCCGGGCGCCCCGCCAGAGATTGGTGCCGCCATATCTGTTCTCGGCGGCGGCTCCCTGTTGCCCGGGCTGTTCGGGTTTGGCCCGTTCGCTCCGACAACCGGTTCGCCTGCCGTTGCCGAGGGGCCATGGCAAACCCTGTTCGCCAATACCGGCGCCAATCTGCAGACCATCTATAGCGACTGGGCTGCCCATCCGTTCCCGGTCGCGCAGCAGGTGATCGCAAACCAAGCCGAATACGCCCGGACGATAGGCGGCGGACTCGCGGCCGCCGCGCAAGACCTCCCCGCAACTGTGGCGAACCTGCCGGCGAACATCGGACTCGCCGTCGCCGACGCCGTGAACTTCCCGGCGGAGCTGCAGGGATACCTCGGCAAGCAAGTTGGCTACGGCCAGGTAGTTGTGGACGCGCTGCAGAACGCGGGCGCGGAGCTGCCGCAGACTTTGCCCAACTTTTTCGGCGACGTCGACAAGGCCAACCGAGCGGTGATGGCGGGCGACTACAACGACGCGGTGGACTACGTCCCGCGAGCCGCGGTGGATCTTTTCCTCAGCGGAGTCAACATCAACAACCTCTCGCAGATCACCGTCGAGGGACCAGCGGGAGAACTACTCCCGCTGATGTCACTGCCTGCGCAGATGCAGCAGGACCTGATCGACCTGCTTCCGCCGGGCGCCATTCTCACGCAAATGGTGCAGAACAGCTTCAACGCCACCAACACGGTCGTCAACTCGATCGCCTTGGCCGCAATCGGCCCGCCGATCGCCACGCTCGATGGGTTTGCAACGGGCCTGACGGTGCTCGGCGGCGCGGTGGCTACGGGAAACGGTGTGGGGGCTGTCGGCGCCTTGCTCGATATGCCCGCCTACGTGTTGGACGGTTTCCTCAACGGCGAAACCGTCGTGGAGCTAAGGGTGCCGGTGAGCGAGACGGTGACTATTCCGTTGACGCCCCTGACGCCTCCCATCGTCGTCGGCGCCAACACGCCGGTCCTGGTCCGGATGCCCTTCGGCGGAGTGCTGGCCCAGCCGCAACCGATCACCGCGACAATCGAACTTCCGGGCACGGGGAGTCCCGCCCCGCTCGACATCTCGGTCCCCGATATGCAAGTTGCGGGTGTCGTTCCTACCCTGCTGAACGTGATACCCCAACGGGTCGCCGAGGCGATTGCACCCGAGTAA
- a CDS encoding DUF302 domain-containing protein has protein sequence MGLALSTRLTAPFDDAVARTRAALAAQGLGVLTEIDVKATLQAKLGAPMEDYLILGACDPDLAHRAIEADREIGLLLPCNVLVRADPDRPGDVLVEAVNPGMLLAVTGEAALISIADEATQKLVAAIALLAATEAAAPA, from the coding sequence ATGGGCCTCGCGTTATCGACAAGGTTGACGGCCCCGTTCGATGACGCGGTGGCACGCACCCGGGCGGCTCTGGCCGCCCAAGGGCTTGGGGTGCTCACCGAGATCGATGTCAAGGCGACGCTGCAAGCCAAACTCGGCGCGCCGATGGAGGACTATCTGATCCTCGGCGCCTGCGACCCGGACCTGGCGCACCGGGCCATCGAAGCCGACCGCGAGATCGGGCTGCTGCTGCCCTGCAACGTCTTGGTTCGCGCCGACCCGGACCGCCCCGGCGACGTGCTGGTCGAGGCGGTGAATCCGGGCATGCTGCTCGCGGTGACGGGCGAGGCGGCGCTCATCTCGATCGCCGATGAGGCGACCCAGAAGCTGGTCGCCGCCATCGCCTTGCTGGCCGCCACCGAAGCGGCCGCGCCGGCCTGA